The following proteins come from a genomic window of Edaphobacter sp. 4G125:
- a CDS encoding tannase/feruloyl esterase family alpha/beta hydrolase — MKYFLWGMVAASSVYLPVWAQQTVSATRCDEMTAVVLEHAKVVEAAPAVEADLEALKVRDVASLPAFCRVRIVDTPSEDSEIHTEVWLPMTAWNGKLRAQGNGGFAGTIYYDAMGETIRQRYATVGTDTGHTGGKPEFALGHPEKVKDFGWRAVHDMTVEAKTLIEAFYGKPQQKAYFTSCSDGGREALMEAQRFPADYDGILAGAPAYNWTGLMVGAAENTKWMRADAANFLPAAKVPALGAAVNAACDAKDGVKDGIINDPRACHFDPAVIQCKAGDGERCLLPAQIETVRKIYRGPVDDAGKVVLKGLESGAEDGKEGWAQWISGDKPGSNMPFFGEGFYANFVYSKPEWSASEFDFDRDYKLALEKTAADLDAKDVDLAPFVARGNKLVMYHGWNDPAIPATMSIDYYEGVVKKVGEEKAEDAVRLYLVPGMQHCAFGPGATEFGQGMGQRSDAKHDIFTALEQWVEKGTAPDVLTAEKSEGKGAERKVVMTRPLCPYPQVAKYNGKGNSNKAESFTCVMK, encoded by the coding sequence ATGAAGTATTTCCTGTGGGGAATGGTGGCAGCGAGTTCGGTGTATCTACCGGTGTGGGCGCAGCAAACTGTCTCGGCCACGCGGTGCGATGAGATGACAGCGGTGGTGTTGGAACATGCGAAGGTGGTCGAGGCAGCTCCAGCGGTGGAGGCCGACCTTGAGGCGTTGAAGGTGAGGGATGTAGCCAGTCTTCCAGCCTTCTGCCGTGTGCGGATCGTGGATACACCGAGTGAGGACTCAGAGATTCATACCGAGGTCTGGCTGCCGATGACGGCATGGAACGGCAAGTTGCGGGCCCAGGGCAACGGAGGTTTTGCCGGAACGATCTACTACGACGCAATGGGAGAGACGATTCGCCAGCGTTACGCGACGGTAGGAACTGATACGGGGCACACTGGGGGCAAACCAGAGTTTGCATTAGGGCATCCGGAGAAGGTGAAGGACTTCGGCTGGCGCGCCGTACATGACATGACAGTCGAGGCTAAGACTTTGATTGAGGCGTTCTATGGCAAGCCGCAGCAGAAGGCGTACTTCACCAGCTGTTCGGATGGTGGGCGCGAAGCGCTGATGGAGGCGCAGAGATTTCCGGCTGATTATGACGGCATTCTGGCAGGCGCGCCAGCGTACAACTGGACGGGACTGATGGTGGGGGCGGCGGAGAATACGAAGTGGATGCGAGCCGACGCGGCGAACTTTCTCCCGGCAGCGAAGGTTCCGGCGCTGGGTGCTGCAGTCAATGCAGCCTGCGATGCTAAAGATGGCGTGAAGGACGGTATTATCAACGATCCGCGCGCGTGCCACTTCGATCCTGCGGTGATCCAATGCAAGGCGGGAGACGGTGAGAGATGTCTCCTGCCTGCACAGATTGAAACGGTGAGGAAGATCTATCGCGGGCCGGTGGATGATGCGGGAAAGGTGGTGCTGAAAGGATTGGAGTCGGGTGCCGAAGACGGGAAAGAGGGATGGGCGCAGTGGATCTCGGGCGATAAGCCGGGGTCGAACATGCCGTTCTTTGGGGAGGGCTTCTATGCGAATTTCGTATACAGCAAGCCGGAGTGGAGCGCGAGCGAGTTCGACTTCGACCGCGATTACAAGCTGGCTCTGGAGAAGACGGCGGCAGATCTGGACGCGAAGGACGTGGACCTTGCACCGTTTGTTGCGCGAGGCAACAAGCTGGTGATGTATCACGGATGGAATGATCCGGCGATTCCGGCGACGATGTCGATCGATTACTACGAGGGTGTGGTGAAGAAGGTTGGCGAGGAAAAGGCGGAAGACGCGGTGCGCCTCTACCTGGTGCCGGGGATGCAGCACTGCGCGTTCGGGCCGGGAGCAACGGAGTTTGGTCAAGGGATGGGACAGCGCAGCGATGCGAAGCACGATATCTTTACAGCTCTCGAGCAGTGGGTGGAGAAGGGAACGGCTCCGGACGTGTTAACGGCTGAGAAGAGCGAGGGCAAAGGTGCGGAGCGCAAGGTGGTAATGACGCGTCCGTTATGCCCTTATCCGCAGGTGGCGAAGTACAACGGGAAGGGGAACAGCAATAAGGCGGAGAGCTTTACCTGCGTAATGAAATGA
- a CDS encoding thymidine kinase yields MTTPLPGRIEIGRLEIITGPMFSGKSEELIRRLKRARIARQRVACFKPDIDLRYHRTSIASHSSQTHDAATIPPSSDRLREELFASNRIHEVDVIGLDEVQFFDHDLIPFALELVHLGKRVILAGLDTTFANEPFGPVPNLMALADEVMKLSAVCMTCGAPAIHTQRLGQSQELVVVGAAGLYEARCRAHFQPYVDEQHSEQLELPAVN; encoded by the coding sequence ATGACCACTCCTCTCCCAGGCCGCATCGAGATCGGCCGTCTCGAAATCATCACGGGGCCAATGTTCTCCGGAAAATCCGAAGAACTGATTCGCCGACTCAAGCGCGCCCGCATCGCTCGCCAGCGCGTCGCCTGCTTTAAACCCGATATTGATCTCCGCTATCACCGCACTTCCATCGCCAGCCATAGCTCGCAGACGCACGATGCAGCTACCATCCCGCCATCGAGTGACCGGCTCCGCGAAGAGCTCTTCGCCAGCAATAGGATTCACGAAGTCGACGTCATCGGTCTTGACGAAGTCCAGTTCTTCGACCACGACCTTATCCCCTTCGCGCTCGAACTCGTTCATCTCGGCAAGCGTGTCATCCTTGCTGGGCTCGACACGACCTTTGCCAATGAGCCCTTCGGCCCCGTACCCAATCTGATGGCGCTCGCCGATGAAGTGATGAAGCTCTCCGCGGTCTGTATGACCTGCGGTGCGCCTGCGATTCACACGCAACGCCTCGGCCAGAGCCAGGAACTCGTCGTCGTCGGAGCCGCAGGACTTTACGAGGCACGTTGCCGCGCACACTTCCAACCCTACGTCGACGAACAGCACAGCGAGCAACTCGAACTACCCGCCGTGAATTGA
- a CDS encoding carboxypeptidase regulatory-like domain-containing protein produces MSRRWLLSLCSVVLLVSGLTLGQGTTSRISGIVTDSSGAIVANATITAVNEGTGATYVMKSSNAGTYAFDLLQVGRYTIKTEAPGFKQFISTGNVLAIGVPTNVNPKLEVGGSTETVTVEGGYDLVQTESSGNLGGVIDSVTITQLPIVGSRGRNPVGLVQYMPGVVQNGANASGGGINVNGSRDRAWNYVMDGIDANESSSGGANTSPPHQNPDMLAEFRVITASPTAEYGRNSGAQVLMVTKSGSNQWHGNLFWFYQSPFLRANAPENKAAGLPRGQFVQNIPGGSLGGPIWKDKAFFFVNVELLHAATSTALTRTVYTQQARQGLFRYASSGRNQPAGVAGASVDANGNAIVPVSTYDMVANDPFHKGLDSAMQSYFALAPLPNNFQSGDGLNFSGYSFVAPSTDKQVDVAFKIDYRFNEKNSVYFRWLGGHQNTYADSTNAGWSTFPGLPVVVNTLRTPRNFAFNWRWAPTPKLANEFVAGMNRFGYKFENPGSTANAKSPFVTSLVTAPLVSALGNNRFLTTFQLVDNVTYVHGPHIFKGGINFRYGREIDQRGSVGSLNAIPQVTFSTGTSGNAPDTNAYKIPKTGINTSFDQPNLNTAINELLGRVGQLQEGYVAEPNLNAFKPAGTLNNMDHRWPEYDFYVQDTWHALPNLVLDFGIRVDARLAPDLHSFPGLIPNQSLDYGMPLTSALQFVHGPFMSNRWTNFGPSAGFAWDPLKDGKTSIRGSFRIAYDRINPFSFSSSVFQGMPGLTYQVVDATSGLDNFATNTPGVRAANWFVPPAGATPLSLTTPPQYSAASLVVSDPNMQTPTVSMWALSVQHELARNTVLTVSYIGNHGTHLYGGYDSNQSEFRTNGFLDAFKQVQAGQDSPLMDKITSSDTRRKSTETGTQFIQRAYASNVALNNVAGLANSLATRLQPATGYPNGKPLVTSSGLRDNFFKPYSQYLGGLFVLQTRDYSNYNGLQAQVEKRFSSGFLVTVNYTYSKSLDTRSFDPTFTLVGTGGTQSAAGTPFDYHTPRLNYAAADFDNTHVINGYYVLDLPFGHGRHYGSQWNRGVDWLVGGWQISGDGYWQSGRPLTIYAGSNTFSGTVQTPASCDHCDAHMGKVHTEAGQTYFLSAEQRAKFYVPAPGEFSNLGRNWLRQNATWSTDANLSKSFHTWKEQYLQLRFEVQNLLNNVTYDTMGSQSIQSSVFGRLNAGTDGVVNSSPRRAQLAAKYVF; encoded by the coding sequence ATGTCACGTCGTTGGCTGTTGTCGCTCTGTAGTGTCGTTTTGCTGGTCAGCGGGCTTACCCTGGGACAGGGAACCACGAGCCGCATCTCCGGAATCGTTACGGACTCTTCGGGAGCGATTGTCGCCAATGCGACGATTACGGCGGTGAATGAAGGAACCGGAGCGACCTATGTGATGAAGTCGTCGAACGCAGGGACCTACGCGTTTGATTTATTGCAGGTCGGCCGGTACACCATCAAGACCGAAGCTCCAGGATTCAAACAGTTCATCTCGACGGGCAATGTACTGGCCATCGGTGTTCCTACGAACGTCAATCCAAAGTTGGAGGTCGGCGGCAGCACAGAGACGGTAACGGTTGAGGGCGGTTACGATCTGGTGCAAACGGAATCCTCGGGAAACCTGGGAGGCGTCATCGACAGTGTCACGATAACGCAGCTGCCGATTGTGGGATCGCGTGGAAGAAATCCCGTGGGGCTGGTGCAGTACATGCCCGGTGTGGTGCAGAACGGGGCTAATGCGAGTGGAGGTGGCATCAACGTAAATGGCTCCCGCGACCGCGCATGGAACTATGTGATGGACGGTATTGACGCGAACGAGAGCTCCTCCGGCGGAGCCAATACCTCTCCGCCGCACCAGAACCCAGACATGCTGGCGGAGTTTCGCGTGATTACGGCCTCACCAACAGCGGAGTATGGGCGCAACTCCGGCGCGCAGGTGCTGATGGTGACGAAGTCGGGATCGAACCAGTGGCACGGCAATCTGTTCTGGTTCTATCAATCTCCGTTTCTCCGTGCGAATGCACCGGAGAACAAGGCAGCAGGGCTTCCGCGAGGACAGTTTGTACAGAACATTCCCGGCGGATCGCTGGGAGGGCCGATCTGGAAGGACAAGGCCTTCTTCTTTGTGAACGTAGAACTGTTGCACGCAGCCACCAGCACGGCGCTGACCCGCACGGTATATACACAGCAGGCGCGGCAAGGATTGTTCCGCTATGCATCGAGCGGACGCAACCAGCCGGCTGGAGTGGCAGGAGCATCTGTTGATGCCAACGGAAATGCAATCGTTCCGGTAAGCACGTATGACATGGTGGCGAACGATCCCTTCCATAAAGGACTTGATTCGGCGATGCAGAGCTATTTCGCGCTAGCTCCGCTGCCGAACAACTTTCAGTCGGGTGATGGATTGAACTTTTCCGGCTACAGCTTTGTGGCTCCGTCGACTGACAAGCAGGTGGATGTTGCCTTCAAGATCGACTACCGGTTCAACGAGAAGAATTCCGTGTACTTCCGTTGGCTTGGCGGTCATCAGAACACCTATGCGGATTCGACGAACGCTGGCTGGAGCACTTTTCCAGGGCTTCCTGTCGTTGTAAATACTCTTCGAACGCCACGGAACTTTGCGTTCAACTGGCGTTGGGCTCCGACGCCGAAACTGGCCAACGAATTTGTAGCCGGTATGAACCGGTTCGGTTATAAGTTCGAGAATCCTGGCTCGACGGCAAACGCCAAGTCTCCCTTTGTGACCAGTCTTGTGACAGCTCCTCTGGTCTCGGCACTTGGAAATAATCGTTTCCTGACAACCTTTCAGTTGGTGGACAACGTGACCTATGTGCATGGCCCACACATCTTCAAAGGGGGAATCAACTTCCGATATGGCCGCGAAATTGATCAACGCGGCTCGGTGGGGAGTCTGAATGCTATTCCGCAGGTGACGTTCTCGACGGGAACCAGCGGCAATGCTCCGGATACAAATGCATATAAGATCCCGAAGACGGGCATCAATACTAGCTTCGATCAACCCAACCTGAATACAGCGATCAATGAGTTGCTGGGGCGCGTTGGACAACTGCAAGAAGGCTATGTAGCAGAGCCGAACCTGAATGCCTTCAAGCCGGCAGGCACGCTCAATAACATGGATCACCGCTGGCCGGAGTACGACTTCTACGTGCAGGACACCTGGCACGCGTTGCCCAACCTTGTGTTGGACTTTGGCATTCGTGTGGATGCCCGCCTGGCGCCAGACCTGCATAGTTTCCCAGGGTTGATACCGAATCAGTCGTTGGACTATGGCATGCCGTTGACCAGTGCGTTGCAGTTTGTCCACGGGCCGTTCATGTCGAACCGTTGGACGAACTTCGGGCCTTCGGCGGGTTTTGCCTGGGACCCATTGAAAGACGGAAAGACCTCGATCCGCGGCAGCTTCCGTATTGCCTATGACCGCATCAATCCCTTCTCGTTCTCGTCGTCGGTCTTCCAGGGAATGCCTGGATTGACCTATCAAGTCGTCGATGCAACCTCAGGTTTGGATAACTTCGCAACGAACACACCAGGAGTACGAGCTGCGAACTGGTTTGTGCCTCCTGCGGGCGCGACTCCGTTGAGCCTGACGACTCCGCCGCAGTACAGCGCTGCCTCATTGGTCGTTTCCGACCCGAACATGCAGACTCCAACAGTCTCGATGTGGGCTCTGAGCGTTCAACATGAGCTGGCGAGGAACACTGTGCTGACGGTGAGTTATATCGGCAATCATGGAACGCATCTGTACGGCGGATATGACAGTAATCAGTCGGAGTTCCGTACGAATGGCTTCCTGGATGCTTTCAAACAGGTACAGGCAGGACAGGACAGCCCGCTGATGGACAAGATCACTTCTTCCGATACACGGCGTAAGTCCACTGAGACAGGAACGCAGTTTATTCAACGTGCCTATGCTTCCAATGTGGCGCTGAACAATGTGGCAGGACTGGCTAATTCGCTGGCTACCCGGCTACAGCCAGCGACAGGTTATCCCAATGGCAAGCCGCTGGTAACGTCCTCGGGGCTGCGGGATAACTTCTTCAAGCCATACTCGCAGTATCTGGGTGGGCTCTTCGTTCTGCAGACAAGGGACTACTCGAACTACAACGGTCTGCAGGCGCAAGTAGAGAAGCGGTTCTCCTCGGGCTTTCTCGTGACGGTGAACTACACATACTCGAAGTCTCTGGACACACGCTCGTTCGATCCGACCTTTACACTGGTCGGAACAGGGGGAACGCAGTCGGCTGCGGGAACTCCGTTCGACTATCACACTCCACGGTTAAACTATGCGGCTGCGGACTTCGACAATACGCATGTGATCAACGGCTACTACGTGCTCGATCTGCCGTTCGGCCACGGACGACATTATGGCTCGCAGTGGAACCGCGGCGTGGACTGGCTGGTGGGTGGGTGGCAGATCTCCGGCGATGGCTATTGGCAATCGGGGCGTCCGCTGACGATCTACGCTGGCTCGAATACCTTCTCTGGCACAGTACAGACACCCGCTTCGTGCGATCATTGCGACGCCCACATGGGTAAGGTGCACACGGAGGCAGGACAGACGTACTTCCTTTCAGCTGAGCAACGGGCGAAGTTCTATGTACCTGCGCCGGGTGAGTTCTCAAACCTGGGCCGGAACTGGCTACGACAGAATGCAACCTGGAGCACGGATGCGAATCTGTCGAAGTCGTTCCACACTTGGAAGGAACAGTATCTGCAGCTTCGGTTCGAAGTGCAGAACCTGCTAAACAACGTGACATACGACACGATGGGATCACAGTCGATTCAGTCGTCGGTTTTCGGCCGCCTGAATGCCGGGACCGACGGTGTGGTCAATAGCTCGCCACGGCGTGCGCAGCTGGCTGCGAAATACGTTTTTTAA
- a CDS encoding YbjQ family protein codes for MSSSTYPPPPNAFLDPAMVTTALELPGYRIVRNIGVVRGIVVRSRSIFGTIGASLQTVLGGNITLLSQLCEKTRQDAFLMMMQHASERGANAIISTRYDANELMQGVTEVLAYGTAVVVERI; via the coding sequence ATGTCCAGTTCGACTTATCCTCCGCCTCCCAACGCCTTTCTTGATCCCGCCATGGTCACCACGGCATTGGAACTTCCCGGCTACCGTATCGTCCGCAACATCGGGGTCGTTCGCGGGATCGTAGTGCGCTCGCGCTCCATCTTCGGAACTATCGGAGCCAGTTTGCAGACCGTGCTCGGCGGCAATATCACTCTGCTCTCGCAGCTCTGTGAAAAGACCCGTCAGGATGCCTTTCTGATGATGATGCAGCACGCCTCCGAACGAGGAGCAAACGCCATTATCTCGACCCGCTACGATGCCAACGAGTTGATGCAGGGTGTCACCGAAGTGCTCGCCTATGGAACCGCCGTCGTGGTCGAACGCATCTAA
- the trpD gene encoding anthranilate phosphoribosyltransferase gives MPLQPHLKHLIEGRATLSREQARDLMQQIVSGELTDIEIAALVGALASRGETPEELAGFVDVMRSAVTRVPLNPDEQALLVDTCGTGGDASRTFNISTASALVAAAAGASIAKHGNRAITSQCGSADVLEALGIPVDLTPMEASTALRHHRFAFLHAPSLHPAMKAVMPVRRALGVRTVFNLLGPLTNPAGASAQVMGVYSAHAVPLVAHAMALLGTRHAFVVHGTTDPDEDGIVRGLDEISISGPTHLAEVRNGVVSTSTITPEDVGLTRAPMESLLGGDSQQNAAILRAIFSGESGPRRDIVLLNAAAVLVAADLSPDLPTGVALAAHTIDAGVVTELIATLTRKS, from the coding sequence ATGCCCCTTCAGCCCCATCTCAAGCACCTTATCGAGGGTCGCGCCACGCTCTCACGGGAGCAGGCCCGCGATCTGATGCAACAGATCGTCTCCGGCGAGCTCACCGACATCGAGATCGCCGCCCTCGTCGGCGCACTAGCTTCTCGTGGAGAAACCCCCGAAGAGCTTGCAGGTTTTGTCGATGTGATGCGATCAGCTGTCACGCGCGTACCACTCAATCCCGATGAACAGGCCCTCCTTGTCGACACCTGCGGCACCGGCGGAGATGCCAGCCGGACCTTCAACATCTCCACAGCATCTGCGCTTGTCGCCGCTGCCGCTGGTGCTTCTATCGCCAAGCACGGCAATCGCGCCATAACATCGCAGTGCGGCTCGGCCGACGTCCTTGAGGCGCTCGGTATCCCCGTCGATCTCACACCAATGGAGGCCTCCACAGCGCTTCGGCATCACCGCTTTGCCTTCCTGCACGCTCCGTCGCTTCATCCTGCGATGAAGGCTGTGATGCCGGTGCGTCGTGCGCTCGGCGTCCGAACTGTCTTCAACCTGCTTGGCCCGCTCACAAATCCCGCAGGGGCCTCAGCGCAGGTCATGGGAGTCTACTCAGCCCATGCCGTTCCCTTGGTCGCCCACGCGATGGCGCTGCTCGGAACACGTCACGCCTTCGTCGTCCATGGAACCACTGATCCGGATGAGGACGGGATCGTTCGCGGGCTGGACGAAATCTCTATCTCTGGCCCCACGCACCTGGCTGAGGTACGAAATGGTGTCGTCTCCACCTCCACCATCACTCCCGAGGATGTTGGACTCACCCGTGCTCCCATGGAGTCGCTTCTTGGAGGAGATTCACAGCAGAACGCCGCGATCCTTCGTGCCATCTTCTCTGGAGAATCCGGCCCTCGTCGCGACATCGTTCTGCTCAACGCCGCGGCAGTTCTGGTCGCAGCCGATCTCTCCCCCGATCTTCCTACGGGAGTTGCTCTTGCGGCCCACACCATTGACGCCGGAGTCGTTACGGAACTCATCGCAACTCTGACTCGTAAATCCTGA
- a CDS encoding sigma-54 interaction domain-containing protein — MIHSSESAAAFNLPPLDILFGKTAAMQAVRNKIERVAATDVPVLIQGESGTGKEICVQLLHALSLRSRGGLVKVSCPAIPHSLLETELFGYEKGAFTGATTTKLGRVEQAHNGTLFLDEVGSLDLNVQSKLLQVLQDGTFVRVGGHESRSIATRLVSAANGDLRNQVESGTFRLDFLFRINAVTINLPPLRQRIADLPILIDYFIEHYSRTFRHTPELLSKSAMRLMQNYHWPGNIRQLENLIRSYVLIGSEDALVAELIPDQSRSGVTAEIDLSQPVSLKNITRQATHDLERQIILKVLQANSWNRQKTAKWLQISYRSLLYKLSEAGMPEVPPRPIRSSSGLKKNDPPAAPTPSSHSSSRTRLY, encoded by the coding sequence TTGATTCATTCTTCTGAGTCCGCTGCCGCTTTCAATCTGCCTCCCTTGGATATCCTTTTTGGAAAAACCGCAGCCATGCAGGCTGTGCGCAATAAGATCGAGCGGGTTGCCGCGACCGACGTTCCCGTCCTGATCCAGGGCGAAAGTGGTACCGGCAAAGAGATCTGCGTTCAGCTTTTACACGCTCTCTCTCTCCGTTCCCGTGGAGGCCTGGTCAAGGTCAGCTGCCCGGCCATTCCCCATTCTCTGCTCGAAACCGAACTCTTCGGCTATGAAAAGGGGGCCTTTACCGGCGCCACCACCACCAAGCTGGGCCGGGTGGAGCAGGCCCACAATGGAACCCTGTTCCTCGACGAGGTCGGCAGCCTCGATCTCAATGTTCAATCCAAGCTGCTGCAGGTCCTCCAGGATGGGACCTTCGTCCGGGTCGGTGGCCATGAGTCCCGCTCCATCGCTACCCGGCTCGTATCCGCCGCAAACGGGGACCTCCGAAACCAGGTGGAGAGCGGTACCTTCCGGCTCGACTTCCTCTTCCGAATCAATGCTGTAACCATCAACCTTCCGCCGCTGCGTCAAAGAATCGCCGATCTCCCCATTCTGATTGATTACTTCATCGAGCACTATTCGCGTACCTTCCGCCATACCCCGGAGCTGCTCTCCAAGAGCGCCATGCGACTGATGCAGAACTACCATTGGCCCGGAAACATCCGCCAGCTCGAAAACCTGATCCGCAGCTATGTCCTGATCGGCAGCGAGGACGCCCTGGTCGCCGAATTGATCCCCGACCAGTCTCGCAGCGGAGTTACAGCAGAAATCGACCTCAGCCAGCCGGTGTCTCTCAAAAACATCACTCGCCAGGCGACCCATGACCTTGAACGGCAGATCATCCTCAAGGTTCTCCAGGCCAATAGCTGGAACCGGCAGAAGACCGCAAAGTGGTTGCAGATCAGCTACCGCTCCCTGCTTTACAAACTCAGCGAGGCCGGTATGCCCGAGGTTCCACCTCGTCCCATCCGTTCCTCCTCCGGATTGAAGAAGAATGACCCGCCGGCTGCCCCGACGCCATCTTCCCATTCATCTAGCCGAACCCGACTCTATTAA
- a CDS encoding sigma-54-dependent transcriptional regulator, with translation MSALKSVSKSRPQVLILEPDLAVLDYLRLTLGDRYALSLFSEEQSLLDRLSQSDEPDMLLVALHSGRDSSLLTQIRCARPNLPVVVLSCSADLRDMEHIIRSGVRAIVMKPFVGSDVEETIEEHLDSPERRSAMADSPREVPLNDTHSFVRSSKRMRDLESQASLVARADIPLLILGESGTGKEILALYTHKMSSRSANTFLKVNCAAVPADLLESELFGYEQGAFTGAVKTKPGKFEICSGGTIFLDEIGEMPAILQAKLLQVLQDGTFSRLGSRSPMKVDVRVIAATNINMKEAMANKTFREDLYYRLNGFTLNIPPLRERQEEIPVLAEYFMRKGAKRYGRDPLPFSQRLMDVLMVHSWPGNLRELENVVNRYLVLGDERSILDELAPASAQSSNGAAAEPSGSAGLKAMVKNLKGGAEAAAIAQVLEETGWNRKAAANDLQISYKALLYKIKQYDLSPQSRA, from the coding sequence ATGTCTGCTTTGAAGTCTGTTTCTAAGTCCCGCCCACAGGTTCTTATCCTGGAACCTGATCTGGCTGTGCTGGATTATCTCCGTCTTACGCTGGGCGATCGTTATGCGCTCAGTTTGTTTTCAGAGGAGCAATCGCTTCTCGATCGCCTTTCGCAGAGCGATGAACCGGATATGCTGCTGGTGGCCCTGCACTCGGGCCGCGATTCTTCGCTGCTGACGCAGATCCGGTGTGCGCGTCCGAACCTTCCTGTCGTCGTGCTTTCCTGCTCGGCCGACCTGCGCGATATGGAGCATATTATTCGCTCCGGCGTCCGTGCGATTGTGATGAAGCCCTTTGTGGGGTCGGATGTTGAGGAAACGATTGAGGAGCACCTCGACTCTCCGGAGCGGAGGAGCGCGATGGCGGATTCGCCACGCGAGGTTCCTCTCAATGACACTCACTCGTTTGTGCGTTCCAGCAAGAGGATGCGAGACCTGGAGTCCCAAGCCTCGCTGGTAGCTCGGGCGGATATTCCGTTGCTGATTCTGGGAGAGAGTGGCACCGGTAAAGAGATTCTTGCGCTCTATACGCATAAGATGTCGTCGCGGAGCGCGAATACTTTTCTAAAGGTGAACTGTGCCGCAGTTCCGGCGGATCTGCTGGAAAGTGAGTTGTTCGGGTACGAGCAGGGCGCGTTTACCGGAGCGGTCAAGACCAAGCCTGGAAAGTTTGAGATCTGTTCGGGAGGGACGATCTTCCTGGACGAGATTGGTGAGATGCCGGCGATTTTGCAAGCCAAGCTGCTACAGGTGCTGCAGGATGGAACCTTCTCGCGCCTAGGAAGCCGCTCTCCAATGAAGGTAGACGTGCGGGTTATTGCCGCGACCAATATCAATATGAAAGAGGCGATGGCGAATAAGACGTTTCGCGAGGACCTCTATTACCGCCTGAATGGCTTTACGCTGAATATCCCTCCGTTGCGCGAACGTCAGGAAGAGATTCCGGTATTGGCCGAGTACTTTATGCGGAAGGGCGCGAAGCGCTATGGCCGTGATCCGCTGCCTTTCTCGCAGAGGCTAATGGATGTTCTGATGGTCCATAGCTGGCCGGGAAATCTTCGGGAACTTGAGAATGTGGTGAATCGTTATCTTGTTCTGGGAGATGAACGGTCTATTCTTGACGAGTTGGCTCCGGCTTCTGCGCAGAGTTCGAATGGAGCTGCCGCAGAACCGTCTGGAAGTGCCGGACTGAAGGCGATGGTCAAGAACCTTAAAGGTGGAGCCGAGGCGGCTGCAATTGCACAGGTGTTGGAGGAGACTGGATGGAACCGCAAGGCAGCGGCAAACGATCTGCAGATCAGCTACAAGGCACTCCTCTACAAGATCAAACAGTACGATCTGTCTCCACAAAGTCGCGCGTAG
- a CDS encoding DUF6982 domain-containing protein encodes MAAAASEGVYRVVVRFEDRTVRGTVPIHELGTIEQLLHSESRSPLETVRLSLVDTGEVEEIPTHGAKAVFFVKTFDGDERHQALHFHENAPIVPGLWVRVYFYDGEMVEGIISNTRDFVLEGGFFLIPTDPNGNNQLAYINKSGLKDFHVLGMRNMPKNLHRL; translated from the coding sequence ATGGCGGCGGCAGCTTCGGAAGGGGTTTATCGCGTTGTGGTCCGCTTTGAGGATCGGACGGTTCGAGGAACGGTCCCAATCCATGAATTGGGAACAATCGAACAGCTTCTCCATAGCGAATCGAGGTCTCCGTTAGAAACGGTTCGACTGAGCCTGGTGGATACGGGCGAGGTCGAAGAGATCCCGACGCACGGGGCCAAGGCGGTCTTCTTTGTGAAGACCTTCGATGGCGATGAACGCCACCAAGCGCTCCACTTCCATGAGAATGCGCCGATCGTACCCGGGCTATGGGTTCGGGTGTATTTCTATGATGGTGAGATGGTGGAAGGCATCATCAGCAACACACGGGATTTTGTGTTGGAGGGTGGCTTCTTCCTGATCCCGACTGACCCCAATGGAAATAACCAGCTGGCCTATATCAATAAATCGGGCCTGAAGGATTTCCATGTTTTGGGGATGCGGAATATGCCCAAGAACCTGCATCGACTTTGA